GCTGGTGCGCGAGGCGGATGAGCCGGGCGCCTATGCCAATGTGATGGCGGGCGTGGTCAAACTCACCAAGACGCTGGAAGACGGGCGGCGGCAGGTCGTGGGCCTGCAATTCGCACCGGACTTTTTGGGGCGGCTCTACGGTACAGAGAACCATCTGGGGGCGGAGGCCGCTTCCGATGTCGAGCTCTGCCGCGTGCCGCGGGCGGCGCTAGAAAAGCTGGTGGGCGAGAACCCGGCGCTGGAAAACCGGCTGATGCGGCAGGCGCTGCGCGAGCTGGACGAGGCGCGGGACTGGATCGTCACGCTCGGCCGAAAATCGGCCGAGGAGAAGGTGGCGAGCTTCCTCTATCTCATTGCCACCCATGCCAATCCCCGGGCGGCGGAGGGCGGGCGGGCCGAATTCCGGCTGCCGCTGAGCCGCGCCGATATCGCCGATTTCCTCGGGCTGACCATCGAGACGGTTTCGCGCCAGATGACGCGGCTCAAGGGGGCGGGCGTCATCGAGATCGACAAGCTGCGCGACATTGTCGTGCCGGATCTGGCGGTGCTCGAGGAGCGGTGCGGCTGAGACCGCTAAATCCGATAAATTTGATCTAGATCAAGGAATTAGATCGGGCAGGGTGCTTCAAGAAGGGCGTGATGAACCAGGAGTTTCACATGCCGTCCGACAGCATTTTCATGGTGTGCGCCATACTTACCCTATTCCTCTCCTTTATGGCCGTCTTGGGGTGGGCCTCGCTGCGGGCGGCCAAATAGACCAACCTATCCGCGAACACTTCGGGCGTCCTTCGGGGCGCCTTTTTTGTTGCGTGAAGGGGTGCGGGGCCGCAGCATGGAGGGATCATGCTCACCAGCAGCGGGATATTGCTCTATCGGCGGGTGGCGGGATCGGTGGAGGTCCTGCTGTTGCACCATGGCGGGCCTTTCTGGGCACGCAAGGACGAGGGCGCCTGGACCATCCCCAAGGGGTTGCAAGAGCCTGGCGAGGAACCGCTGGCTGCGGCGCGTCGGGAGTTCGAGGAAGAGACCGGGCACGCCGTCGAGGGGCCGTTCATCGAGCTCGGGACGTTCAGGCAGAATGCGAGCAAGACCGTTGCGGTGTGGGCGGCCGAGGGCGCGTTCGACGTCGCGGACCTGAAGAGCAACATGTTCGAACTGGAATGGCCGCCGCGATCGGGGCGGCGGCAGCAATTTCCGGAAGCGGACAGGGCAGGGTGGTTTTCGCCCGAGGCGGCGATACCAAAGCTCGCCAAGGGGCAGGCGCCGATCATCGGCGCGCTGCTTGAACGGCTGGGCGAAAAGCCTATTTGATGATGAGCACGGGCACGTTGCTGTGGGTTAGGACCTGCGTGGCCTGGCTGCCGAGCAGCAGGCGGCCGAGACCGCGGCGGCCGTGGGAGGCCATGACGATGAGGTCGGCGCCCAGTTCCTGAGCAGCGTTGACGATGGCATCGGCGGGATATTGATTGGGAATATGGAGTGTCTTGACGTCGGCGCCGATGGCGGCGGCAGCTTCCTTGGCCTTGGTCAGGATAGCCTTGGCGGACTCGTCGCTGGCCTTCTCGTATTCGTCGAGCGGGTTGGAATAGCCGCCCCAGCCGAAGGTGGCGTCGGTGCCGATGGAGACCCAGGGCTCGGTAACGGTGACAACGGTCACGCTGGCGCCCAGTTTCTGGGCCAGACGTACGCCCTGGTCGATGCCCTTTGCCGCCAGATCGCTGCCGTCGGTCGCAATGAGAATATGAGTATACATGAGCCATCTCCTGTTTCAGGGCGGCGGGAGCAAGACCGCCCGGTACGAGCCCACCAGAAACGTGGTGCGCCAGCAGGGTGACCACAATTGCGTGTCCGGGGCAAATTCCTTCGGGCCGGTGTTGCAATTGCTAAATAAAGTGTCTATATCGCCCTTTCCCAGCCGTGCGAGTGACTCGCCCGGCTATTTGGCTATGGATATTTAGTTCCCAAAGGCTGACGGTTATATGGCACGCACCAATCCCATCACGTTTCTCCAGCAGGTGCGTAGCGAAGTCAGCAAGGTCGTATGGCCGAGCCGGAACGAAGTTCTGATCTCGACCGCGATGGTGCTGGTGCTGGTGGCGCTGGCGAGCATCTTCTTCCTGGTCGCCGACATGATCATCGCCTGGGGCGTCCAGTGGATGTTGTCGATCCGCTGATAAGCGGACGTAAAAACAAGAATTTAGCAGGAGCGGCGGAGCGGCATGGCCAAGCGCTGGTACATTGTTCAGGCGTATAGCAACTTCGAACGCAAGGTCGCAGAGTCGATCCGCGAGAAGGTTGCGCAGAACAAGCTCGAGCACCTGTTCGAGGACGTGATCGTTCCGACCGAGAAGGTCGTCGAGATCCGTCGCGGCCGCAAGGTCGACACCGAGCGCAAGTTCTTCCCCGGCTACGTGCTGGTGAAGATGGACATGACCGATCAGGCGTTCCACCTGATCAAGAATACCCCCAAGGTCACGGGTTTCCTGGGCTCCGGCGACAAGCCGATGCCGATCTCGGAAAACGAGGCCATGGCCATCCTGCAGCAGGTGCAGGAAGGCGTCGAGCATCCCAAGCCCTCCGTCTCGTTCGAGGTCGGCGAGCAGGTTCGCGTCTCCGACGGCCCCTTCGCCAGCTTCAACGGCGTGGTCGAGGAAGTGGACGAGGAGCGTTCGCGCCTCAAGGTGGAAGTTTCGATCTTCGGGCGCCCGACGCCCGTGGAGCTGGAATACGGTCAGGTCGAGAAGGTTTGATCTGACTGTTACGGCGGCAAGGGCTAGAACGCCCGGCTGCAAATCCGTGGAAGAGGGTGGTGGCCGCCAGCCACCGACAAAACTCTCGGACCACGGCGTCAAACGCCCGCAATGACAGCGGGCACTAGGCAAACCCGGCGACGCACGCGAGTGCGAAGCTTGAAAGGACGAAAATGGCAAAGAAAATCACCGGCTATCTGAAGCTTCAGGTGGCAGCCGGCTCGGCGACCCCGTCGCCCCCGATCGGTCCCGCTCTCGGTCAGCGCGGCCTGAACATCATGGAATTCTGCAAGGCCTTCAACGCGGCTACGCAGGAAATGGAAAAGGGTGCCCCGACCCCGGTCGTGATCACCATCTACGCCGACAAGAGCTTCACCTTCGAGACGAAGCTCCCGCCGGTCACCTACTTCCTCAAGAAGGCCATGAGCCTCAAGTCGGGTTCCAAGCTTCCGGGCAAGGAATCGGCTGGCACGATCACGCAGGCCCAGATCCGCGAGATCGCCGAGAAGAAGTTGAAGGATCTCAACGCCTATGACGTTGATGCCGCTATGACCATGATCGCGGGCTCTGCCCGTTCGATGGGTCTGCAGGTCGAGGGTTAAGCGTCATGGCACACGTTGGTAAGCGCATTGAGAAGGCCCGCGAGGGCATCGATCGCAAGAAGCTTTATGGCCTCGATGAAGCCGTCAAGATGGTGAAGGCTCGCGCCACCGCCAAGTTCGACGAGTCGATCGAAGTCGCCTTCAACCTGGGTGTCGATCCGCGTCACGCAGACCAGATGGTCCGCGGCGTGGTGAACCTGCCCAACGGCACCGGCAAGCACGTTCGCGTGGCGGTTTTCGCTCGCGACGCCAAGGCCGAAGAAGCCCGCAAGGCTGGTGCTGAAGTCGTCGGCGCCGAGGACCTGGTCGATCAGATCCAGGGCGGCACGATCAACTTCGACCGCGTGATCGCAACCCCGGACATGATGCCGCTCGTCGGCCGCCTGGGTAAGATCCTCGGCCCGCGCAACCTGATGCCGAACCCGAAGGTGGGTACGGTTACCCCGGATGTCGCCGGCGCCGTCAAGGCCGCCAAGGGTGGCGCCGTGGAGTTCCGCGTCGAGAAGGCCGGTATCCTGCACGCCGGTGTCGGCAAGGCCTCGTTCAGCGAAGAAGCTCTTCTGCAGAACATCAAGGCTTTCGCGGACGCCGTGAACAGGGCCAAGCCGTCGGGCGCCAAGGGTACCTACATGAAGCGCGTTGCCGTTTCCTCGACCCAGGGTCCGGGCGTGCACGTGGAGCCGTCGTCGGTCCTCTAAGGGCTGGCAACAAGAATTTCGGACGGCCTTCGGGCCGTCCGGGAAACCGGAGAAATCCGGTAAAGACCTGTCCGAGACTGCTGGCGTCCCAACCCTTTACGGGCGGACTTAAAACCAAAGCCTGCAATAGACGGGGGGAAGACCAGAAGATTTCGAGGGCCGATCGGCCCTTTCGGTTTTCGGGTTCGAACCAGGCCAAGCTGCCCTCCGGGGCGTTCGGTTGACAGGCATGTAACCGTTGCATCCTGAGCCGGAGCGATCCGGGGAGGGGGCAGCAAATGGCAAAGGGTCCGGCGGCAACGCTGGACTGAATGTGGAGACTGGCATGGAAAGAGCGGAAAAGCGCGTTGTCGTCGAATCGCTCCAGGCAGCTTTTGCTGGCGCTGGGTCGATCGTCGTTGCGCAGAATTCCGGCCTTACCGTTGCTGACTTCGAAAACCTGCGCAAGCAGGTTCGCGATGTCGGTGGCAAGGTCAAGGTCGCAAAGAACCGTCTTGCCAAGCTCGCTCTGAAGGAAACCGATACTGCGGACATCTCGAGCCTGTTTACGGGCCCGACGATCGTCGCCTATGCGGAAGACCCGATGGCTGCGCCCAAGATCGCAGCCAAGTTCGCCGAGAAGAACCAGAAGTTCGTCATTCTCGGTGGCGCCATGGGTGCAACCGCCCTCGACGTGGAAAACGTCAAGGCCCTGGCTACGATGCCTTCGCTCGATCAACTGCGCGCTACGCTCGCCGGCATGCTCAAGCAGCCGGGTACCCGTATCGCGTCGGTCGTTCAGGCGCCTGGCGGACAGATTGCCCGCGTGTTGGCCGCTTATGCGGACAAGAGCGCAGCATAACCCTTCGTGGACCACGTCCACGGTTCGAACTGAAACAAACCTGAAAGAGTATTCAAATGGCTGATCTCGCCAAACTCGTTGATGAACTGTCCGCCCTGACCGTCCTGGAAGCTTCCGAGCTGTCCAAGCTTCTCGAAGAGAAGTGGGGCGTTTCGGCTGCCGCTCCGGTCGCCGTCGCTGCTGCCGGCGCTGCCGCTCCGGCCGCCGCTGCCGAAGAAAAGACCGAATTCGATGTGATCCTCGCTTCGTTCGGCGACAACAAGATCAACGTGATCAAGGAAGTCCGCGCCATCACCGGTCTGGGCCTGGGCGAAGCCAAGGCTCTCGTCGAAGGCGCTCCGAAGGCCATCAAGGAAGGCGCTTCGAAGGCTGAAGCCGAAGACATCAAGAAGAAGCTGGAAGACGCCGGCGCCAAGGTCGAACTCAAGTAAGTTCGTCTTTCGTTTTGGGGTGGCGCTCCGGCGCCGCCCCGCATTCCCCGTCCGCGTTGCTGGATGGGTCGCCGCCCCGAGACGGGGTAGGGCGATAGTTGCGGAAATTAAGTACACACCCAGGGCACATGTCCCGAGAGCCGACGATGAATAGTCGGGTCTTTGGACATTTGCCTCCGAGACATCGAGAAAGACAGGAGCTTTTATGGCTACCACGTTCAACGGCCGCCGTAAGGTACGCAAGACTTTCGGCCGCATTCGCGAAGTCACGGAGATGCCGAACCTGATCGAGGTCCAAAAGGCCTCCTACGATCAGTTCCTCATGGTCGACGAGCCCAAGGGCGGTCGCAATGAGGAAGGACTTCAGGCTGTCTTCAAGTCGGTTTTCCCGATCACGGACTTTTCCAATACCGCTTCCCTCGAATTCGTGAAGTACGAGTTCGAGCAGCCCAAGTATGACGTCGACGAGTGCCGGCAGCGCGATATGACCTTCGCCGCGCCGCTCAAGGTGACGCTGCGGCTGATCGTGTTCGAAGTGGACGAAGAAACCGGCGCCCGCTCCGTCAAGGACATCAAGGAGCAGGACGTCTATATGGGCGACATGCCCTTCATGACTTCCAACGGTACGTTCATCGTGAACGGCACCGAGCGCGTCATCGTATCGCAGATGCACCGTTCGCCCGGCGTGTTCTTCGACCACGACAAGGGCAAGACCCACTCCTCGGGCAAGCTGCTGTTTGCCGGCCGCATCATTCCCTACCGCGGCTCGTGGCTCGACATCGAGTTCGACGCCAAGGACATCGTCTATGCGCGTATCGACCGTCGCCGCAAGATTCCGGTGACCTCGCTGCTCAAGGCGCTCGGCATGGATGCCGAGGAAATCCTTGCGACCTATTACAACACGCTGAACTACGAGAAGACCAAGACCGGCTGGCAGGTTCCCTACGACTGGGAAAAGATGAAGAATGCCAAGCCGACCCATGACCTGATCGACGCCAAGACCGGCGACGTGGTCCATGAGGGCGGCAAGAAGCTCTCGGCCCGCCAGGCCAAGAAGCTCGCCGAGAACGGCCTGACCCACCTGCTGGCTGTCGATGAAGACCTCTACGGCACCTATGTCGCCGAAGACCTCATCAACTTCCAGACCGGTGAAGTCTATGTCGAAGCCGGCGACGAGATCGACGAGAAGCTGCTCAACAAGCTCAAGGAACTGGGCTTCGACGCGCTGCCGATCCTCGATATCGACCACGTCAATATCGGCGCCTACATCCGCAACACGCTTGCCGTGGACAAGAACGAGTCGCGTGAAGACGCGCTCTTCGACATCTATCGCGTGATGCGTCCGGGCGAGCCGCCGACGGTCGAGACCGCCGAAGCCATGTTCAACTCGCTGTTCTTCGACAGCGAGCGCTATGACCTGTCGGCCGTCGGCCGCGTCAAGATGAACATGCGCCTCGACCTCGACGTCGATGACTCGGTCCGCATCCTGCGCAAGGACGACATCGTTGAAGTCGTCCGTACGCTGGTGAACCTGCGTGACGGCCGTGGCGAAATCGACGACATCGACAACCTCGGCAACCGTCGCGTGCGTTCGGTCGGCGAGCTGATGGAGAACCATTACCGTCTTGGCCTGCTCCGCATGGAGCGCGCGATCAAGGAGCGCATGTCGTCTGTCGAAATCGACACCGTCATGCCGCAGGACCTGATCAACGCCAAGCCGGCTGCCGCCGCTGTCCGCGAGTTCTTCGGCTCGTCCCAGCTGTCGCAGTTCATGGACCAGACCAACCCGCTCTCGGAAATCACCCACAAGCGCCGTTTGTCGGCTCTTGGGCCTGGTGGTCTCACCCGTGAGCGCGCCGGCTTCGAAGTCCGTGACGTGCATCCGACCCATTATGGCCGTATCTGCCCGATCGAGACGCCGGAAGGCCCGAATATCGGTCTGATCAACTCGCTGGCCACGTTCGCCCGCGTCAACAAGTACGGCTTCATCGAGACGCCGTACCGCAAGATCGTGGACGGCAAGGTCACCGAAGAGGTGGTCTACCTCTCGGCCATGGAAGAGGCCAAGCACTACGTCGCACAGGCTAACGCGAACCTGAACGGGAAGGGCGAATTCGCCGACGATCTCGTGCTGGCCCGCCATGCCGGCGACAACGGCCTGACTCCCAAGGAACTGATCGACCTGATGGACGTGTCGCCCAAGCAGATCGTTTCGGTCGCCGCGGCGCTCATCCCGTTCCTCGAGAACGACGACGCCAACCGCGCGCTCATGGGCTCGAACATGCAGCGTCAGGCCGTGCCGCTGCTGCGTGCGGAAGCTCCGTTCGTGGGCACGGGCATGGAGCCGGTCGTGGCCCGTGACTCGGGCGCCGCGATCGTCGCCAAGCGCAAGGGCATCGTGGACCAGGTGGATGCGACCCGTATCGTTATCCGCGCCACCGAAGAGACGGACGCGTCCAAGTCGGGCGTGGACATCTACAACCTGATGAAGTTCCAGCGTTCGAACCAGTCGACCTGCATCAACCAGCGTCCGCTGGTGGTGGTGGGCGACCACGTCGAAGCCGGCGACATCGTTGCGGATGGTCCCTCGACCGACCTCGGCGATCTCGCTCTCGGCCGCAACGTGCTCGTCGCGTTCATGCCGTGGAACGGCTACAACTTCGAAGACTCGATCCTCCTGAGCGAAAAGATCGCGATGCAGGACGTCTTCACCTCGATTCACATCGAGGAATACGAAGTGATGGCCCGCGACACCAAGCTCGGCCCCGAGGAAATCACGCGCGACATTCCGAACGTTTCGGAAGAAGCGCTCAAGAACCTCGACGAAGCCGGTATCGTCCATATCGGTGCCGATGTCGGCCCGGGCGATATCCTGGTCGGCAAGATCACGCCGAAGGGCGAAAGCCCGATGACGCCGGAAGAGAAGCTCCTCCGCGCCATCTTCGGCGAGAAGGCTTCGGACGTTCGCGATACCTCGCTCCGCGTGCCACCGGGCGATGCTGGTACTGTCGTTGAAGTGCGCGTGTTCAACCGCCACGGCATCGACAAGGACGAGCGCGCCATGGCTATCGAGCGCGAGGAAATCGAGCGCCTGGCCAAGGACCGCGACGACGAGCAGTCGATCCTGGACCGCAACGTCTATGCGCGTCTGAAGGAAATGCTGTTCGGCAAGGCGGCTACGGCTGGCCCGAAGGGCTATGTCGTGGGCACCAAGCTCAATGACCAGATGTTCGAGGCTCAGCCTCGTTCCAAGTGGTGGCAGTTCGCGGTCGAAGACGACAAGGTCATGACCGAGATGGAAGCTCTTCATGCGCAGTATGAAGAGAGCCGCCGGATGCTCGAGCAGCGCTTCATCGACAAGGTGGACAAGCTGCAGCGCGGTGACGAACTTCCGCCGGGCGTGATGAAGATGGTCAAGGTCTTCGTCGCGACCAAGCGCAAGATCCAGCCGGGCGACAAGATGGCCGGCCGTCACGGCAACAAGGGCGTGGTGTCCAAGATCACTCCGCTCGAAGACATGCCGTACCTGGAAGACGGCACGCCCGTCGACATCGTGCTGAACCCGCTCGGTGTGCCATCCCGCATGAACGTGGGCCAGATTCTGGAAACCCACCTCGGCTGGGCTTGCGCCGGCGTCGGCAAGAAGATCGACGAGATGGTCCGCATCTATCAGCAGAACGGCGATCTGAAGCCGCTCAAGCTGGAGATCGGCCAGCTCTTCGAAGGTGACGACTATGTCGCCGGCCTCGATGACGACAGCATGGTTCGCCTGGGTGAACACCTCTCCAAGGGTGTCCATATCGCTACCCCGGTGTTCGATGGCGCCAAGGAAGCCAACATCGTCGAAATGCTCGAAAGGGCAGGGCTCAAGTCCTCCGGCCAGTCGACCGTCTTTGACGGCCGTACCGGCGAGCAGTTCGACCGTCAGGTGACCGTGGGCTACATCTACATGCTCAAGCTGCATCACCTGGTGGACGACAAGATCCACGCCCGTTCGATCGGCCCCTACTCGCTCGTTACCCAGCAGCCGCTGGGCGGCAAGGCGCAGTTCGGTGGTCAGCGCTTCGGCGAAATGGAAGTGTGGGCGCTCGAAGCTTACGGCGCGGCGTACACCCTCCAGGAAATGCTGACGATCAAGTCGGACGACGTGGCCGGCCGTACCAAGGTCTACGAGGCCATCGTGCGCGGCGACGACACCTTCGAAGCGGGCATTCCGGAAAGCTTCAACGTGCTGGTCAAGGAAATCCGGTCGCTCGGGCTCAATGTCGAGCTCGATACGGCCGAAGCTGCCGACGACCAGCAGGCCGAAGCGGAGCTGGAGCCTCCTCAGGCCGCGGCGGAATAATTCGCCTCAGCCATTAATTGAAACGCTTTCGTGGGGTTTCGGGCCGGTGAGCCCGAAACTCGCGAAACGAGGAGAGACCGAATGAATCATCATTCTCACGTCATGGACCCGTTCAATCCGCAGGTTCCGGCGCAGACTTTCGATCAGATGAAAATCTCGATCGCGAGCCCGGAAAAGATCCTGTCGTGGTCCTATGGCGAGATCAAAAAGCCCGAGACCATCAACTACCGTACGTTCAAGCCCGAGCGTGACGGCCTGTTCTGCGCGCGTATCTTTGGCCCCGTGAAGGACTACGAGTGCCTTTGCGGCAAGTACAAGCGCATGAAGTTCAAGGGCGTCATCTGCGAGAAGTGCGGCGTTGAAGTCACGCTGTCGCGCGTCCGCCGCGAGCGCATGGGCCATATCGAGCTCGCCGCGCCCGTCGCCCACATCTGGTTCCTCAAGTCCCTGCCGTCCCGTATCGCGCTGCTGCTCGATATGACGCTCAAGGACATCGAGCGCATCCTCTACTTCGAGCACTACGTCGTTCTCGAGCCCGGCCTGACTCCGTTCAGCCTGCATGAGCTGCTGACCGAGGAACAGTACCTCGACGCCCAGGACCAGTATGGCGCCGACAGCTTCACCGCCAAGATCGGCGCCGAGGCCATCCGCGACATCCTGCTCGCCCTCGATCTCGAAAAGATCGCGGCCGACCTGCGCGTGGAAATTGCCGAGTCGACCACGGAACTGAAGCCGAAGAAGCTCGCCAAGCGCCTCAAGGTCGTGGAGCAGTTCATCGTTTCGGGCAACAAGCCCGAATGGATGATCATGACCGTGATCCCGGTCATTCCGCCGGAACTGCGTCCGCTGGTTCCGCTGGATGGCGGCCGCTTTGCTACGTCGGATCTGAACGACCTCTATCGTCGCGTGATCAACCGTAACAACCGCCTCAAGCGCCTGATCGAACTGCGTGCGCCGGACATCATCATCCGCAACGAAAAGCGCATGCTGCAGGAAGCTGTGGACGCGCTGTTTGACAACGGCCGCCGTGGCCGCACCATCACCGGTGCGAACAAGCGTCCGCTCAAGTCGCTCTCGGATATGCTCAAGGGCAAGCAGGGCCGGTTCCGTCAGAACCTGCTCGGCAAGCGCGTGGACTATTCCGGCCGTTCGGTGATCACCGTGGGTCCGGAGCTGAAGCTCCACCAGTGCGGTCTTCCCAAGAAGATGGCTCTGGAGCTCTTCAAGCCGTTCATCTATTCGCGTCTTGAAGCCAAGGGCTTCTCGTCCACCGTCAAGCAGGCCAAGAAGCTGGTCGAAAAGGAAAAGCCGGAAGTCTGGGATATCCTGGACGAGGTCATCCGCGAGCACCCGGTTCTGCTGAACCGCGCTCCGACCCTGCACCGCCTCGGCATCCAGGCTTTCGAGCCCATGCTGATCGAAGGCAAGGCCATCCGTCTGCACCCGCTCGTCTGCTCGGCCTTCAACGCCGACTTCGACGGCGACCAGATGGCCGTGCACGTGCCGCTGTCGCTCGAAGCTCAGCTCGAAGCCCGCGTGCTGATGATGTCGACCAACAACATCCTGCACCCGGCCAATGGTCAGCCGATCATCGTGCCGAGCCAGGACATCGTGCTTGGTCTCTATTATCTGTCGCTCATGAATGAGAACGAGCCCGGCCAGGGCATGATGTTCTCGTCCATGGCAGAGCTCGAGCATGCCCTGGATACGGGCGTGGTGACGCTCCATTCCAAGATCAAGGGCCGTGTGGTTTCGTTCGACGAGAACGGCAACCAGACCACCGAGATCGTGGAGACGACCCCGGGCCGCATGATGATCGGGCAGATCCTGCCCAAGCACCCGGCTGTGCCGTTCGCGACCGCGAACCAGCTCATGACCAAGAAGATGATCTCCAAGATGATCGACACCGTGTATCGCGGTTGCGGTCAGAAGGAGACGGTCATTTTCTGTGACCGCGTCATGCAGCTCGGCTTCAAGAACGCGTGCGACGCGGGCATTTCGTTCGGCAAGGACGACATGGTTATCCCGGCGAGCAAGTATAAGATCGTCGACGAGACCCGTAAGCAGGTCGAGGAATTCGAGCAGCAGTACAACGACGGCCTGATCACTCAGGGCGAGAAGTACAACAAGGTGGTCGACGCCTGGGCCAAGTGCGGTGACAAGGTCGCCGAAGAGATGATGAAGGGCATTGCTGCCGTTCAGATCGACCAGGAGACCGGTCGTCAGAAGCCGATCAACTCGGTTTACATGATGAGCCACTCGGGCGCCCGTGGTTCACCGGCGCAGATGAAGCAGCTTGCCGGCATGCGTGGCCTGATGGCCCGCCCGGACGGCTCGATCATCGAGACCCCGATCACGGCCAACTTCAAGGAAGGCCTCACCGTTCTCGAGTACTTCAACTCGACCCACGGTGCCCGTAAGGGTCTCGCCGACACCGCGCTCAAGACCGCCAACTCGGGTTACCTGACCCGTCGTCTGGTGGACGTGGCGCAGGACTCGATCATTACCGAACTCGATTGCGGTACTGAGCGTGGCCTGACCATGGAGCCGATCGTGGATGCCGGCCAGATCGTGGCCACCCTCGGCCAGCGTATCCTGGGCCGTACGGCCGCCGACGACATCTTCAACCCGGCGACGGGCGATGTTCTGGTGGCCAAGGGCACGCTGCTCGAAGAGAAGCACGTCGATGCGATCGAAGAGGCCCGTATCCAGTCGGTCCGTATCCGCTCGCCGCTGACCTGTGACATGCGTCAGGGTTGCTGCGCCGCCTGCTACGGTCGTGACCTCGCTCGCGGTACTCCGGTCAACATCGGTGAAGCTGTCGGCGTTATCGCCGCGCAGTCGATCGGTGAACCCGGCACGCAGCTCACCATGCGTACGTTCCACATCGGTGGTACGGCACAGGTGGTCGACAGCTCGTTCCTGGAAGCCGGCGCAGAAGGCAAGATCGAGATCCGCAACGCCAATGTTGCCAAGATCTCGGGTGGCCTGCTCATCGCCATGGGCCGTAACGTGACCCTGGCCATCCTCGATCCGGAAGGCAAGGACCGGGCCACGCACCGCGTGACCTATGGTGCCAAGATCCGCGTCAAGGACGGCGACATGGTCAAGCGCGGCCAGCGTCTGGCCGAATGGGACCCGTACACCCGTCCGATCCTGGCCGACGTCGACGGCGAGGTTGGCTTCGAGGACCTGGTGGATGGTGCTTCCATCGCGGAAACCACCGACGAAACCACCGGCTTCACCAAGCGCGTCGTGATCGACTGGCGGACCAGCCAGCGTTCGGACAGCCTGAAGCCGGCGATCACCGTCTCGCGCAGCGGCGCCGTTGCCAAGCTCGAGCGTGGTGGCGAAGCCCGTTACCTGCTCTCGGTTGACGCCGTTATCGCGGTCGAGCCGGGCGAGAAGGTTTCGGCTGGT
The sequence above is a segment of the Paradevosia shaoguanensis genome. Coding sequences within it:
- a CDS encoding Crp/Fnr family transcriptional regulator, with protein sequence MIARKDIHNSNVPVLCQSCEARHRGLCGALDPEQLSELARSTRVVRHEAGEQLVREADEPGAYANVMAGVVKLTKTLEDGRRQVVGLQFAPDFLGRLYGTENHLGAEAASDVELCRVPRAALEKLVGENPALENRLMRQALRELDEARDWIVTLGRKSAEEKVASFLYLIATHANPRAAEGGRAEFRLPLSRADIADFLGLTIETVSRQMTRLKGAGVIEIDKLRDIVVPDLAVLEERCG
- a CDS encoding NUDIX domain-containing protein, which gives rise to MMLTSSGILLYRRVAGSVEVLLLHHGGPFWARKDEGAWTIPKGLQEPGEEPLAAARREFEEETGHAVEGPFIELGTFRQNASKTVAVWAAEGAFDVADLKSNMFELEWPPRSGRRQQFPEADRAGWFSPEAAIPKLAKGQAPIIGALLERLGEKPI
- a CDS encoding universal stress protein gives rise to the protein MYTHILIATDGSDLAAKGIDQGVRLAQKLGASVTVVTVTEPWVSIGTDATFGWGGYSNPLDEYEKASDESAKAILTKAKEAAAAIGADVKTLHIPNQYPADAIVNAAQELGADLIVMASHGRRGLGRLLLGSQATQVLTHSNVPVLIIK
- the secE gene encoding preprotein translocase subunit SecE; its protein translation is MARTNPITFLQQVRSEVSKVVWPSRNEVLISTAMVLVLVALASIFFLVADMIIAWGVQWMLSIR
- the nusG gene encoding transcription termination/antitermination protein NusG, with protein sequence MAKRWYIVQAYSNFERKVAESIREKVAQNKLEHLFEDVIVPTEKVVEIRRGRKVDTERKFFPGYVLVKMDMTDQAFHLIKNTPKVTGFLGSGDKPMPISENEAMAILQQVQEGVEHPKPSVSFEVGEQVRVSDGPFASFNGVVEEVDEERSRLKVEVSIFGRPTPVELEYGQVEKV
- the rplK gene encoding 50S ribosomal protein L11; translated protein: MAKKITGYLKLQVAAGSATPSPPIGPALGQRGLNIMEFCKAFNAATQEMEKGAPTPVVITIYADKSFTFETKLPPVTYFLKKAMSLKSGSKLPGKESAGTITQAQIREIAEKKLKDLNAYDVDAAMTMIAGSARSMGLQVEG
- the rplA gene encoding 50S ribosomal protein L1 translates to MAHVGKRIEKAREGIDRKKLYGLDEAVKMVKARATAKFDESIEVAFNLGVDPRHADQMVRGVVNLPNGTGKHVRVAVFARDAKAEEARKAGAEVVGAEDLVDQIQGGTINFDRVIATPDMMPLVGRLGKILGPRNLMPNPKVGTVTPDVAGAVKAAKGGAVEFRVEKAGILHAGVGKASFSEEALLQNIKAFADAVNRAKPSGAKGTYMKRVAVSSTQGPGVHVEPSSVL
- the rplJ gene encoding 50S ribosomal protein L10, whose translation is MERAEKRVVVESLQAAFAGAGSIVVAQNSGLTVADFENLRKQVRDVGGKVKVAKNRLAKLALKETDTADISSLFTGPTIVAYAEDPMAAPKIAAKFAEKNQKFVILGGAMGATALDVENVKALATMPSLDQLRATLAGMLKQPGTRIASVVQAPGGQIARVLAAYADKSAA
- the rplL gene encoding 50S ribosomal protein L7/L12, which translates into the protein MADLAKLVDELSALTVLEASELSKLLEEKWGVSAAAPVAVAAAGAAAPAAAAEEKTEFDVILASFGDNKINVIKEVRAITGLGLGEAKALVEGAPKAIKEGASKAEAEDIKKKLEDAGAKVELK